One window from the genome of Candidatus Synechococcus calcipolaris G9 encodes:
- a CDS encoding B12-binding domain-containing radical SAM protein → MNLSRNDDELKLVPEMTGGRVDYRPQNHRRILCIFPRYSRSFGTFHHAYPLMGTVRAFMPPQGILLVAAYLPPSWDVRLIDENVALATDADYAWADVVVTSGMHIQRNHINTINDIAHRHGKLTALGGPSVSGCPEYYPDIDILHLGELGDATDKMIEYFDLHGSERPEKQIIFQTEARLPLNEFPVPAYQHVKMQNYFLGSVQFSSGCPFRCEFCDIPELYGRNPRLKTPQQITRELDKMLESGNPGAVYFVDDNFIGNRRAVTELLPHLVDWQKVNGYPLQFACEATLNIAQSPKLLEMMRDAYFCTVFCGIETPEPEALQAIHKDQNLSMPILQAVAALNSFGMEVVSGIIIGFDTDTPETGDRILDFIRTSHIPTLTINLLHALPRTPLWRRLEAEGRLNHDENRESNVEFLMPYDEVVEMWRRTITQAYEPEFLYERFAYQMTHTYPNRVAVPNSPARLSRENILRGLRLMKNILWKVGIQGNYRDTFWKLAGPALKRAEIEQVIHVGVVGHHLINFAQECGRGEEAASFYAQRLREKEAAAKTPQPV, encoded by the coding sequence ATGAATTTAAGCCGGAATGACGACGAACTGAAGCTCGTCCCAGAAATGACGGGTGGCCGGGTGGACTATCGGCCCCAGAATCACCGTCGTATTCTTTGTATTTTTCCCCGCTACAGTCGCTCCTTTGGTACCTTTCACCATGCCTACCCCCTGATGGGCACGGTGCGGGCCTTCATGCCGCCCCAGGGAATTTTGTTGGTTGCGGCCTACTTGCCCCCGTCTTGGGATGTGCGTCTCATTGATGAAAATGTTGCCCTAGCGACGGATGCTGACTATGCCTGGGCGGATGTGGTTGTGACCAGTGGCATGCACATTCAACGCAATCACATCAACACCATCAATGACATTGCCCATCGCCACGGCAAACTCACGGCTCTGGGAGGGCCGTCTGTGTCCGGTTGCCCCGAATATTATCCTGACATTGATATTTTGCATCTGGGGGAATTGGGGGATGCCACGGACAAAATGATTGAATACTTCGATCTCCATGGCTCAGAGCGACCTGAGAAACAAATTATTTTCCAAACCGAGGCACGGCTGCCCCTGAATGAATTTCCGGTTCCGGCCTATCAGCACGTCAAGATGCAAAATTACTTTTTGGGGAGTGTCCAGTTTTCCAGTGGTTGTCCCTTTCGCTGTGAATTTTGTGATATTCCCGAACTCTATGGCCGTAACCCCCGCTTAAAAACCCCCCAACAAATTACCCGTGAACTAGACAAGATGTTGGAGTCGGGCAATCCGGGGGCGGTCTATTTTGTGGATGATAACTTTATTGGTAATCGCCGGGCGGTGACGGAACTCCTGCCCCATCTGGTGGACTGGCAAAAGGTAAATGGCTATCCCCTCCAGTTTGCCTGTGAAGCAACCCTAAACATTGCCCAAAGTCCCAAACTCCTGGAAATGATGCGAGATGCCTATTTCTGCACCGTATTCTGTGGCATTGAAACCCCGGAGCCAGAAGCTCTCCAGGCAATTCACAAGGATCAAAACCTGAGTATGCCCATTCTCCAGGCGGTGGCAGCCCTCAATAGTTTTGGCATGGAGGTGGTCTCCGGGATTATTATTGGCTTTGATACGGATACGCCGGAAACGGGCGATCGCATTCTAGATTTTATCCGCACCTCCCATATTCCCACCCTGACGATTAACCTGCTCCATGCCCTGCCCCGTACCCCCCTATGGCGACGATTGGAGGCGGAGGGACGACTCAACCATGATGAAAATCGGGAGTCGAATGTCGAGTTTCTCATGCCCTACGACGAGGTGGTGGAAATGTGGCGGCGTACCATCACCCAAGCCTACGAGCCAGAGTTTCTCTATGAACGCTTTGCCTATCAAATGACCCATACCTACCCCAATCGGGTGGCCGTTCCCAATAGTCCGGCCCGCCTCAGTCGGGAAAATATCCTCCGGGGTCTGCGACTGATGAAAAATATCCTTTGGAAGGTTGGTATTCAGGGCAACTACCGGGACACTTTCTGGAAATTAGCGGGGCCAGCCCTAAAACGGGCAGAAATTGAGCAGGTCATCCATGTAGGGGTAGTAGGACATCACCTGATTAACTTTGCCCAAGAATGTGGCCGGGGTGAGGAAGCGGCCTCCTTCTATGCCCAGCGTCTCCGGGAAAAGGAAGCAGCTGCTAAAACCCCTCAGCCGGTTTAG
- the clpB gene encoding ATP-dependent chaperone ClpB, giving the protein MQPSNPNQFTEKTWAAIARTPDIVKQSQQQQLESEHLMKSLLEQDGLASQIFQKAGIAPQRLRDGTDEFINKQPKLSTPASSVYLGQSLDKLLDQADAYRKQFGDEFISIEHLVLAFSQDQRFGKKLYQDVGIDERRLKDTIQQIRGSQKVTDQNPEGKYASLEKYGRDLTQLARQGKLDPVIGRDDEIRRTIQILSRRTKNNPVLIGEPGVGKTAIAEGLAQRIIARDVPESLRDRQLIALDMGALIAGAKYRGEFEERLKAVLKEVTESNGQIILFIDEIHTVVGAGAAQGSMDAGNLLKPMLARGELRCIGATTLDEYRKYIEKDAALERRFQQVYVDQPNIADTISILRGLKERYEVHHGVKISDSALVAAATLSTRYISDRFLPDKAIDLIDEAAAKLKMEITSKPEQLDEIDRKILQLEMERLSLQKETSQAAKERLEKLEKELADIKEEQTHLNAQWQSEKQVIDQLQSIKEEIEQVNIEIQQAERSYDLNRAAELKYGKQTELQKKLEATETVLNESQIGGRSLLRDEVTESDIAEIISKWTGIPISKLVESEAEKLLHLEDELHKRVIGQDEAVTAVADAIQRSRAGLSDPNRPIASFIFLGPTGVGKTELAKALATFMFDTEEAMVRIDMSEYMEKHAVSRLIGAPPGYVGYDEGGQLTEAIRRRPYAVILFDEIEKAHPDVFNVLLQILDDGRVTDAQGRTVDFKNAIIIMTSNIGSQFILDLAGDDNRYSEMYSRVMEAMRGHFRPEFLNRVDEFIIFHSLRKDQLRDIVKLQINRLNQRLGDRKMTLNLSEAALNFLADVGYDPVYGARPLKRTIQKQLETEIAKGILRGDFHDGDRISVDMGDHERLQFTR; this is encoded by the coding sequence ATGCAACCCTCTAACCCCAACCAATTTACTGAAAAAACCTGGGCAGCGATCGCCCGTACCCCAGATATTGTTAAGCAGTCCCAGCAACAACAACTGGAAAGCGAACATTTAATGAAATCCCTCCTAGAGCAGGATGGTCTAGCCAGTCAAATTTTTCAAAAGGCTGGAATTGCCCCCCAACGCCTGCGGGATGGTACCGATGAATTTATTAATAAGCAGCCTAAGCTTTCAACCCCAGCCAGTTCCGTCTATTTGGGTCAAAGTTTAGATAAACTCCTGGATCAAGCAGATGCCTACCGTAAACAGTTTGGTGATGAGTTCATTTCCATTGAACATTTGGTTTTAGCCTTTAGTCAGGATCAACGCTTTGGTAAAAAACTCTACCAAGATGTCGGCATTGATGAGCGACGCTTAAAGGATACTATTCAACAAATTCGAGGCTCTCAAAAAGTGACGGATCAAAACCCAGAAGGAAAATATGCGTCCCTAGAAAAATATGGCCGTGATCTCACCCAACTGGCCCGCCAAGGCAAACTGGATCCCGTGATTGGTCGGGATGATGAAATTCGCCGCACCATTCAAATTCTTTCCCGCCGTACTAAAAACAATCCGGTTTTAATTGGGGAACCAGGGGTAGGTAAAACCGCCATTGCGGAAGGCTTGGCCCAACGGATTATTGCCCGAGATGTGCCAGAATCCCTGCGCGATCGCCAGTTAATTGCCTTGGATATGGGGGCCTTAATTGCTGGGGCCAAGTACCGGGGGGAATTCGAGGAGCGGCTGAAGGCGGTGTTAAAGGAAGTCACCGAATCCAATGGGCAAATCATTTTATTTATTGATGAAATTCATACGGTGGTGGGGGCAGGAGCAGCCCAGGGATCCATGGATGCGGGTAATTTGCTCAAACCCATGCTTGCCCGGGGAGAATTACGCTGCATTGGGGCCACAACCCTGGATGAATACCGCAAATATATTGAAAAAGATGCGGCCCTAGAACGGCGATTCCAACAGGTGTATGTGGATCAACCCAATATTGCCGATACCATTTCCATTTTGCGGGGCTTAAAGGAACGCTATGAAGTCCACCATGGGGTAAAAATTTCCGATAGTGCCCTAGTGGCCGCCGCAACCCTATCTACTCGCTACATTAGCGATCGCTTTTTGCCGGATAAGGCCATTGATTTGATCGATGAAGCAGCGGCTAAGCTAAAGATGGAAATCACCTCCAAGCCAGAGCAACTGGATGAAATCGATCGCAAGATTCTCCAGCTAGAAATGGAGCGGCTCTCCCTGCAAAAAGAAACCTCCCAAGCGGCAAAGGAGCGGTTAGAAAAACTGGAAAAAGAACTGGCAGACATCAAAGAAGAACAAACCCATCTGAACGCCCAGTGGCAATCGGAAAAACAGGTCATTGATCAACTTCAAAGCATTAAGGAAGAAATTGAGCAGGTCAATATCGAGATTCAACAGGCTGAACGGAGCTATGACCTCAACCGCGCCGCCGAACTCAAGTATGGTAAACAAACGGAACTCCAGAAAAAACTAGAAGCAACGGAAACAGTCCTCAACGAATCGCAAATTGGCGGGCGATCGCTGCTGCGGGATGAAGTCACCGAGTCCGACATTGCCGAAATCATATCCAAGTGGACGGGCATTCCCATTAGTAAGCTAGTGGAATCGGAAGCAGAGAAACTCCTCCATTTAGAAGATGAACTCCATAAACGGGTCATTGGCCAGGATGAGGCCGTTACCGCCGTGGCCGATGCCATCCAGCGATCGCGGGCGGGCCTATCCGACCCCAACCGGCCCATTGCCAGCTTTATTTTCCTTGGGCCAACGGGGGTAGGGAAAACCGAACTTGCTAAGGCTCTGGCTACATTTATGTTTGACACTGAAGAAGCCATGGTGCGGATTGATATGTCCGAATACATGGAAAAACACGCCGTTTCCCGCCTCATTGGTGCGCCTCCGGGATATGTGGGCTACGACGAAGGGGGCCAACTCACGGAGGCCATTCGCCGCCGTCCCTATGCGGTGATCCTCTTTGATGAAATTGAGAAAGCCCATCCCGATGTCTTTAATGTACTCCTACAAATTTTGGACGATGGCCGTGTCACCGATGCCCAAGGTCGTACCGTCGATTTCAAAAATGCGATCATTATCATGACCAGTAATATTGGTTCCCAGTTCATCTTAGATTTGGCGGGGGATGATAATCGCTATAGCGAAATGTATAGTCGGGTCATGGAGGCGATGCGTGGCCATTTCCGGCCTGAATTTCTAAATCGCGTGGATGAATTCATTATTTTCCATAGCCTACGCAAAGACCAATTACGGGATATTGTCAAACTGCAAATCAACCGCTTGAACCAACGCCTCGGCGATCGCAAAATGACCCTAAACCTAAGTGAGGCTGCCCTTAATTTCTTGGCAGATGTTGGCTACGACCCCGTCTATGGGGCCCGACCCTTGAAGCGCACGATTCAAAAACAGTTGGAAACGGAAATTGCCAAGGGGATTCTGCGGGGAGATTTCCACGATGGCGATCGCATTAGCGTGGACATGGGCGACCATGAGCGACTTCAGTTTACCCGTTAA